A section of the Corynebacterium auris genome encodes:
- a CDS encoding glucose PTS transporter subunit IIA produces the protein MATTTESAARDIVANLGGPGNISSLTHCATRLRLELNDPAQADDTALENTPGVLGVVRQGGNRYQVICGGGVESTYAAIKNLPEMKGGASDADVKAAARARGRGRFSWLDNFFEYLSDSFRPILGVLLGASLIIAIAAVLDALGVVDFRAEDKPATWVFVDAMWRSVFYFLPLMIAYNAAKKLRVDPWLGTAVMAALMTPEFMSLSDPERFADTTSAVNESLGQEFFTTEVFGIPMQLNDYGSQVFVPLLMVPILALVYHGLKKVFPENVQMVFVPFISMLIIIPLTAFLIGPLGVWLGNGIGEGLAWMNSNAPFVFAVMIPLLYPFLVPLGLHWPLNALMLVNIQTLGYDFIQGPMGVWNFACFGATAGVLALSLRDRDTQMRQTASGALAAGLFGGISEPSLYGIHLRFKRIYPRMLLGCLAGGITIAVLSAPFDGVQTQAFVFTSLLTTVVFSPMWVYAISIAVAFFVAMFAIVLTDYRTPEQRAEVKARVAAAEQAQRETAEPAPRDDAPSAVHVTAPVAGEAISLEDTGDKVFSSGALGAGLGIIPSEPTVVSPVAGTLMTVAKTGHAFGIKTDEGVEVLVHIGIDTVKMDGEGFEVAVEKKQRVEAGDLLATVDLAAIAEAGYPTTTLVTVTNTKKMSHVEPVTGGTVGAGTTVIEVQP, from the coding sequence ATGGCAACGACCACAGAGTCCGCCGCCCGCGATATCGTCGCCAACCTCGGCGGGCCAGGCAACATTTCCAGCCTGACCCACTGCGCGACGCGTCTGCGGCTTGAGCTCAACGACCCCGCCCAGGCAGACGACACGGCGCTCGAAAACACCCCCGGCGTGCTCGGTGTCGTGCGCCAGGGAGGCAACCGCTACCAGGTCATCTGCGGCGGCGGCGTCGAGTCGACGTACGCCGCGATCAAGAACCTCCCGGAGATGAAGGGCGGCGCCTCCGACGCCGACGTCAAGGCCGCCGCGCGGGCGAGGGGGCGCGGGAGGTTTTCCTGGCTGGACAACTTCTTCGAGTACCTTTCCGACTCCTTCCGCCCGATCCTCGGCGTCCTGCTCGGCGCCTCGCTCATCATCGCCATCGCCGCCGTGCTCGACGCGCTCGGCGTGGTCGATTTCCGCGCGGAGGATAAGCCGGCGACCTGGGTGTTCGTCGACGCCATGTGGCGCAGCGTGTTCTACTTCCTGCCGCTGATGATCGCCTACAACGCCGCGAAGAAGCTGCGCGTGGACCCGTGGCTCGGCACCGCCGTCATGGCCGCGCTGATGACGCCGGAGTTCATGAGCCTGTCCGACCCGGAGCGCTTCGCCGACACCACCTCCGCCGTCAACGAGTCGCTGGGCCAGGAGTTCTTCACCACCGAAGTTTTCGGCATCCCGATGCAGCTCAACGACTACGGCTCCCAGGTCTTCGTACCGCTGCTCATGGTGCCCATCCTCGCGCTGGTCTACCACGGCCTGAAGAAGGTCTTCCCGGAGAACGTGCAGATGGTGTTCGTGCCGTTCATCTCCATGCTCATCATCATCCCGCTGACCGCCTTCCTCATCGGCCCGCTGGGCGTGTGGCTGGGCAACGGCATTGGCGAGGGCCTGGCGTGGATGAACTCCAACGCGCCGTTCGTCTTCGCGGTCATGATCCCGCTGCTCTACCCCTTCCTCGTCCCGCTGGGCCTGCACTGGCCGCTCAACGCGCTCATGCTGGTGAACATCCAGACGCTGGGCTACGACTTCATCCAGGGCCCGATGGGCGTGTGGAACTTCGCGTGCTTCGGCGCCACCGCCGGCGTCCTCGCCCTCTCGCTGCGCGACCGCGACACCCAGATGCGCCAGACCGCCTCCGGCGCGCTCGCCGCGGGCCTGTTCGGCGGCATCTCCGAGCCCTCGCTCTACGGCATCCACCTGCGCTTCAAGCGCATCTACCCGCGCATGCTGCTCGGCTGCCTCGCCGGCGGCATCACCATCGCCGTGCTCTCCGCCCCCTTCGACGGGGTGCAAACCCAGGCCTTCGTGTTCACCTCGCTGCTGACCACCGTGGTCTTCAGCCCGATGTGGGTCTACGCCATCTCCATCGCGGTGGCCTTCTTCGTCGCCATGTTCGCGATCGTGCTCACGGACTACCGCACGCCCGAGCAGCGGGCCGAGGTCAAGGCGCGCGTCGCCGCCGCGGAGCAGGCCCAGCGTGAGACGGCGGAGCCCGCGCCGCGTGACGACGCCCCGTCGGCCGTCCACGTCACCGCCCCCGTCGCCGGGGAGGCGATCAGCCTGGAGGACACCGGCGACAAGGTGTTTTCCTCCGGTGCCCTCGGCGCGGGCCTGGGCATCATCCCGAGCGAGCCCACGGTGGTCTCCCCCGTTGCCGGCACGCTGATGACGGTGGCGAAGACGGGCCACGCCTTCGGCATCAAGACGGACGAGGGCGTCGAGGTGCTCGTCCACATCGGCATCGACACGGTGAAAATGGACGGCGAGGGCTTCGAGGTCGCGGTAGAAAAGAAGCAGCGCGTCGAGGCAGGCGACCTGCTGGCCACCGTGGACCTCGCTGCCATCGCCGAGGCGGGCTACCCCACGACCACACTCGTCACAGTGACCAACACGAAGAAGATGTCCCACGTCGAGCCCGTCACCGGCGGCACCGTCGGCGCCGGAACCACCGTCATTGAGGTGCAGCCGTAG
- a CDS encoding HPr family phosphocarrier protein — MEILRVFNNNVDLAKDSAGEKIVTGRGIGFKAHPGDVVDDARVARTFVPEDGRDPDHVATMLSSIPLAHVTLVTDAVAEAGLPDSLAHSASLLIALADHIGFAISRAASGQRLDYPLQAEVSQLYGEEYRQAKAIVAAVNRVVVQRELAPLPDAEAVAIALHLVNAGFSTGDLSFTYTMTGMLNQLLDHVESDYGIALDSGSVSIARFITHLRYLFVRIANHEQLSEHSSAIGRAIRDSSPGAYRSAQRLAALIELRLGAALTEDEVSYLTLHIARMVEAATPTRTATIAAPIGLHARPASLFAEVAAASGADVTVSFDGHQADAASVLEVMALGAKHGDVVTLSATGDGAADALDALAAMLERDLSSE; from the coding sequence ATGGAGATTCTGCGCGTCTTTAACAACAACGTGGACCTGGCCAAGGACTCCGCCGGCGAGAAGATCGTCACCGGCCGGGGCATTGGCTTCAAGGCGCACCCCGGCGACGTCGTCGACGACGCCCGCGTTGCCAGGACCTTCGTTCCCGAAGACGGGCGGGACCCCGACCACGTGGCCACGATGCTCAGCTCGATCCCGCTGGCGCATGTCACCCTGGTCACCGACGCCGTCGCGGAGGCCGGGCTGCCGGACTCCTTGGCGCACAGCGCCTCGCTGCTCATCGCGCTGGCGGACCACATCGGCTTCGCCATCTCACGCGCGGCGAGCGGCCAACGCCTCGACTACCCCCTCCAGGCGGAGGTGAGCCAGCTCTACGGCGAGGAGTACCGCCAGGCAAAGGCCATCGTCGCGGCGGTAAACCGCGTCGTGGTGCAGCGTGAGCTCGCCCCGCTCCCCGACGCGGAGGCCGTGGCCATCGCCTTGCACCTGGTCAACGCCGGTTTTTCCACCGGCGACCTGAGTTTCACCTACACGATGACGGGCATGCTCAACCAGCTGCTCGACCACGTCGAAAGCGACTACGGCATCGCCCTCGATTCCGGGTCGGTCAGCATCGCGCGTTTTATCACCCACCTGCGCTACCTCTTCGTGCGCATCGCCAACCACGAGCAGCTCAGCGAGCACTCCTCCGCCATCGGCCGCGCCATCCGCGACTCCTCCCCCGGCGCCTACCGCAGCGCCCAGCGCCTCGCGGCGCTGATCGAGCTGCGCCTCGGCGCAGCCCTCACCGAGGACGAGGTGTCCTACCTGACCCTCCACATCGCCCGCATGGTGGAGGCAGCCACCCCCACCCGCACCGCCACGATCGCCGCGCCGATCGGGCTCCACGCGCGCCCGGCCTCCCTCTTCGCCGAGGTGGCCGCGGCGTCCGGCGCCGACGTGACCGTATCCTTCGACGGGCACCAGGCCGACGCCGCCTCCGTCCTGGAGGTCATGGCGTTGGGCGCCAAGCACGGCGACGTGGTCACCCTCTCCGCCACCGGCGACGGAGCCGCCGACGCGCTCGACGCACTCGCCGCTATGCTCGAACGCGACCTCAGCTCTGAGTAG
- the ptsP gene encoding phosphoenolpyruvate--protein phosphotransferase, with protein MFEQHTVIYGIGVSPGTASAEAVKVLPAPGVDADEPASTDPAADGERIRAAMAAVTASLKQQAETASPKARPILEATAQLASDRALAKAADKKLTAGAGVTRAVHEAVEDYATILSNLGGYMAERVTDLYDVRDRTICELRGLPKPGVPTITEPSVLLAEDLAPADTVGLDPQLVVGIITAAGGPTSHTAILAAQLGIPAVVRAEGIMDIPEGTLVALDGGAGEVIVRPSDEEVDEMRRRTERRQAALAESTGPGRTADGYPVSLLANIGTAEDGAAAAARDVEGTGLFRTEFLFLDRASAPTLEEQTETYSRVLEAFGTRRVVVRTLDAGADKPLAFANLGEEDNPALGRRGLRLSQAREDLLDTQLDALAAAFEATGRRADLRVMAPMVATMEEARWFADKARARQLPHVGIMIEVPAAAISAKQLLDVVDFASIGTNDLSQYTMAADRMQGALSELLSPWQPAVLTMIRTACRGGDATGKPIGVCGEAGGDPLLALVLVGLGVSSLSMAPSKVPAVRAALHMHDRATCQQMAAYAVDALTAADAKAAVAALANPKLEALL; from the coding sequence ATGTTTGAACAGCACACCGTCATCTACGGCATTGGCGTTTCCCCTGGCACAGCGAGCGCCGAGGCAGTCAAGGTCCTCCCCGCACCGGGCGTGGACGCCGACGAGCCCGCCTCCACCGACCCCGCCGCCGACGGCGAGCGCATCCGCGCCGCGATGGCCGCGGTCACCGCCTCCCTCAAACAGCAGGCCGAAACCGCCAGCCCGAAGGCCCGCCCCATCCTGGAGGCCACCGCCCAGCTCGCCTCCGACCGCGCGTTGGCAAAGGCCGCGGACAAGAAGCTCACAGCCGGCGCCGGCGTGACCCGCGCGGTCCATGAGGCCGTCGAGGACTACGCCACGATCCTGAGCAACCTGGGCGGCTACATGGCCGAGCGCGTCACCGACCTTTACGACGTGCGCGACCGCACCATCTGCGAGCTACGCGGATTGCCCAAGCCCGGCGTCCCCACCATCACCGAACCTTCCGTCCTGCTCGCCGAGGACCTCGCGCCCGCCGACACCGTCGGGCTCGACCCCCAGCTCGTCGTCGGCATCATCACCGCCGCTGGCGGCCCCACCAGCCACACCGCCATCCTCGCCGCCCAGCTCGGCATCCCCGCCGTGGTCCGGGCGGAGGGGATCATGGATATCCCCGAGGGCACCCTCGTCGCCCTCGACGGCGGGGCCGGCGAGGTCATCGTCCGCCCCTCCGATGAGGAGGTCGACGAGATGAGGCGCCGCACGGAGCGTCGACAAGCGGCCCTCGCGGAATCCACCGGCCCCGGCAGGACTGCCGACGGCTACCCCGTGAGCCTGCTGGCCAACATCGGCACCGCGGAGGACGGCGCGGCCGCCGCCGCCCGCGACGTCGAAGGCACCGGCCTGTTCCGCACCGAGTTCCTCTTCCTCGACCGCGCCAGCGCCCCCACGCTCGAGGAACAGACCGAGACGTACTCCCGCGTCCTCGAGGCCTTTGGTACCCGCCGCGTCGTCGTGCGCACCCTCGACGCCGGCGCCGACAAGCCCCTGGCCTTTGCCAACCTGGGCGAGGAGGACAACCCGGCGCTCGGGCGCCGCGGGCTGCGCCTCTCCCAGGCGCGCGAGGACCTGCTGGACACCCAGCTCGACGCGCTCGCCGCCGCCTTCGAGGCCACCGGCCGCCGCGCCGACCTACGCGTGATGGCACCCATGGTGGCCACGATGGAGGAGGCCCGCTGGTTCGCGGACAAGGCCCGCGCCCGCCAGCTGCCCCACGTGGGCATCATGATCGAGGTGCCCGCCGCCGCCATCAGCGCCAAGCAGCTTCTCGACGTCGTCGACTTCGCGTCCATCGGCACCAACGACCTCTCCCAGTACACGATGGCCGCCGACCGCATGCAGGGTGCGCTTTCCGAGCTGCTCTCGCCGTGGCAGCCCGCCGTCCTCACCATGATCCGCACCGCCTGCCGGGGCGGCGACGCCACCGGCAAACCCATCGGCGTGTGCGGCGAAGCCGGCGGCGACCCGCTGCTCGCCCTCGTGCTCGTCGGCCTCGGGGTAAGCTCCCTGTCCATGGCCCCCTCGAAGGTCCCCGCCGTGCGCGCCGCCCTGCACATGCACGACCGCGCGACCTGCCAGCAGATGGCCGCCTACGCCGTCGACGCCCTCACCGCCGCCGACGCCAAGGCAGCCGTCGCCGCGCTCGCCAACCCGAAGCTCGAGGCGTTGCTTTGA
- a CDS encoding MMPL family transporter — MILTFVQRHAKLVILLWAVVFVLSAVGAWHLNDSVKAGGFNDQHGQSFAGQDVNREAFGDADNELSVVLTSDETVDSSTLDAVETAIHELPHVEYVTDGRQVAQLGSDSGQTQIVQVGFDADNTTTQNMVPTLRDKVAEAVDGTAVDSHVTGAAALDYDLNIQSQQDALHAEMIAFPLLILVLLFIYRAVGPTAVTLITAGICLAGTQGAGTVLAQFMDVSNMYVTGASLIGLAVSVDYCLFLTARYKENIHAGVDTPEALRLATHTAGHAIRFGGLSVIAALCALFIARNMVFSSIALAGIIVTTIALLALSTLVPAIITVLGDRLFFGKLPGFHDALVIEEEKDSPMLRTALTKPAIVVFSVVVPLLVCAAPLAGIKLQVPVASVSILPEGKDSREGIEAIQSELDARTLFPTSVTFEGAPGESAEDVQAKATAFADQLGGVSNVDQVLVPGTPEEKLSPYPLSGSQQSVNYSRVLVTSTGLPDSDDAHEMIRDIKDLTGDQADVYVSGATAQGDDFDRLVESSIPWIIAAVVLISLALLGWAFRSWRLPVLAVVLNGLVVSAAMGLLSFIWKAVTGDSINSVTPIVIFAIVFGLSMDYMVLMASRMKEEFVNGAAHRRAIALGIAKTSRLVIFAAIIMIGVFLSFMVAEISIVREIGLGLAMAVAMDALIVRPLLLPSILTLIGPSVWGGTSTTTTELGGGEADDPRRPEPTPVAV, encoded by the coding sequence ATGATTCTTACGTTTGTTCAGCGTCACGCCAAGCTCGTGATTCTCCTGTGGGCAGTAGTGTTCGTCCTCAGCGCGGTCGGCGCATGGCACCTTAACGACTCCGTCAAAGCCGGCGGCTTCAATGACCAACACGGTCAATCGTTCGCCGGCCAAGACGTCAACCGCGAGGCCTTCGGTGATGCCGACAATGAACTCTCCGTCGTGCTCACCTCCGACGAGACCGTTGATTCTTCAACACTGGATGCCGTGGAAACTGCCATCCACGAGCTGCCACACGTTGAGTATGTGACGGATGGACGACAAGTCGCGCAGCTCGGCTCTGACTCCGGGCAGACGCAGATCGTCCAAGTCGGCTTCGACGCCGACAACACGACGACACAGAACATGGTGCCCACACTCCGTGACAAAGTCGCCGAGGCTGTCGACGGCACCGCGGTAGACAGTCACGTTACGGGCGCCGCGGCACTGGACTATGACCTGAATATTCAGTCCCAGCAAGATGCCCTGCACGCGGAAATGATCGCCTTCCCGCTGCTCATCCTCGTGCTGCTGTTCATCTACCGCGCCGTCGGTCCAACCGCGGTCACGCTGATCACGGCAGGCATCTGCCTGGCGGGAACACAAGGTGCCGGGACGGTCTTGGCTCAGTTCATGGATGTGTCGAACATGTACGTCACGGGTGCATCATTGATCGGCTTGGCCGTGAGCGTGGACTATTGTCTCTTCCTCACTGCTCGTTACAAAGAGAACATCCACGCTGGGGTGGACACACCGGAGGCATTGCGCCTGGCGACGCATACCGCGGGGCATGCCATCCGCTTTGGCGGCCTGAGCGTCATCGCCGCCTTGTGCGCCCTGTTTATCGCTCGGAATATGGTCTTTTCTTCTATTGCGTTGGCAGGGATCATTGTGACGACGATTGCACTGCTTGCTCTGTCCACCCTGGTGCCGGCCATCATCACCGTGCTCGGCGACCGACTCTTCTTCGGCAAACTGCCGGGCTTCCACGACGCGCTGGTTATCGAGGAGGAAAAAGATTCACCGATGCTCCGCACAGCACTGACCAAACCAGCCATCGTGGTTTTCTCGGTCGTCGTGCCACTGCTCGTATGTGCCGCACCGTTGGCGGGAATCAAGCTGCAGGTCCCAGTCGCCAGCGTGTCGATCCTCCCAGAGGGCAAGGATTCCCGTGAGGGCATCGAAGCGATCCAGTCCGAACTCGATGCCCGCACCTTGTTCCCCACGAGCGTGACCTTCGAAGGGGCACCAGGCGAATCAGCTGAAGACGTGCAGGCGAAAGCCACAGCATTCGCCGACCAACTTGGTGGCGTCAGCAACGTCGATCAGGTGCTTGTCCCGGGGACGCCAGAGGAAAAGCTCTCCCCCTACCCACTATCGGGATCGCAACAGTCAGTGAATTACTCTCGCGTGCTCGTCACCTCGACGGGACTGCCGGATTCTGATGACGCCCACGAGATGATCCGAGATATTAAAGATCTCACAGGCGACCAGGCTGATGTCTACGTCTCGGGAGCCACCGCCCAGGGGGACGATTTCGACCGCTTGGTCGAAAGCTCCATTCCCTGGATCATCGCAGCCGTGGTGCTCATCTCGTTGGCCCTGCTGGGCTGGGCATTCCGCTCGTGGCGCCTGCCCGTCCTCGCGGTTGTCCTCAACGGACTGGTGGTCTCTGCGGCGATGGGACTGTTGTCCTTTATATGGAAAGCCGTGACGGGTGATTCCATCAACTCGGTCACCCCGATCGTTATCTTCGCAATCGTCTTTGGCCTATCGATGGACTACATGGTCCTCATGGCCTCCCGCATGAAAGAAGAATTCGTTAACGGTGCGGCCCACCGTCGTGCCATTGCGTTGGGAATCGCCAAGACGTCACGGTTGGTGATCTTCGCGGCGATCATCATGATCGGAGTATTCCTCTCGTTCATGGTCGCGGAAATCAGCATTGTGCGCGAGATCGGTCTGGGCTTGGCCATGGCCGTCGCGATGGACGCGCTGATCGTCCGTCCACTGCTGCTGCCGTCGATCTTGACGCTGATCGGGCCGAGCGTGTGGGGTGGTACCTCCACTACCACGACGGAGTTGGGGGGAGGTGAAGCCGATGACCCCCGACGTCCAGAGCCCACACCCGTGGCCGTTTGA
- a CDS encoding lysophospholipid acyltransferase family protein — protein MVNHNTTRIGQYIRKISTPRIHDLVLRHVGYVEGLENIPRTGPVILVANHSSYMDHFVMKTLAESVRPGRVWFPTKAEAFDTFLSRVWHESMDCYPVDRNAPSEEIFQRARDVLDRDDTLVLYPEGTRNTGEGLLPFKSGAFRMALANKTPVIPVGMTGLAEVLPKGASIPRRRLFSVAIGQPLTVPTSGDERARARAMRDDAFDKISGLKYRSSHITAKDSGQALDGMVTLSHTMVAENLTVDGNLPAEVVSRIQLLLRIADKTSRRRLDLQVQKTRIDGFRALNSLTPVGTMVRAAVVNQKADRLSDLHSSYDFAAYLAGRSSLVLPQWMGGGTGKASTHFKRAVAREGQMTSQAYVGLGESLAAAGDTSGAVDAYEHALHNIDASDPRGVARKEKISRAVAQLTGAAHGRP, from the coding sequence ATGGTCAACCACAACACCACCCGCATCGGGCAATACATCCGCAAAATATCGACCCCTCGCATCCACGACCTCGTCCTCCGACACGTCGGTTATGTCGAAGGACTAGAGAATATCCCGCGCACAGGACCGGTCATCCTCGTCGCCAACCACTCGTCCTACATGGACCACTTCGTGATGAAAACCCTCGCCGAGTCTGTTCGCCCCGGCCGCGTCTGGTTCCCGACAAAGGCGGAAGCCTTCGACACCTTCTTGTCGCGCGTCTGGCACGAATCCATGGACTGCTACCCCGTGGATCGCAACGCGCCCAGCGAAGAAATCTTCCAACGTGCCCGCGACGTCCTGGATCGTGACGACACGCTCGTTCTCTACCCCGAAGGCACCCGCAACACGGGAGAGGGGCTCCTCCCGTTTAAGTCCGGAGCGTTCCGGATGGCATTGGCCAACAAGACGCCCGTCATTCCCGTCGGGATGACCGGCCTAGCCGAGGTGCTTCCGAAGGGTGCGTCCATTCCCCGCCGCCGGTTGTTCTCTGTCGCGATTGGTCAACCGTTGACGGTGCCGACCAGTGGTGATGAACGTGCCCGAGCGCGCGCCATGCGCGATGACGCTTTCGACAAGATCTCTGGTCTGAAGTACCGCTCCAGTCACATCACCGCGAAAGATTCCGGCCAGGCGCTCGACGGGATGGTTACGCTCTCCCACACCATGGTGGCTGAGAACCTCACGGTGGACGGAAACCTGCCCGCCGAGGTCGTCTCCCGGATTCAGCTTCTGCTGAGAATTGCAGATAAAACGTCCCGACGGCGCTTGGACTTGCAGGTACAGAAAACACGCATCGACGGCTTCCGCGCCTTAAACTCACTGACTCCCGTGGGCACGATGGTGCGTGCCGCTGTCGTGAATCAAAAAGCCGATCGACTTTCCGACCTGCATTCGTCCTACGACTTCGCGGCCTACCTCGCTGGTCGTAGCTCTCTGGTCCTGCCGCAATGGATGGGAGGCGGCACAGGCAAAGCGAGCACGCACTTCAAGCGTGCCGTCGCCCGCGAAGGGCAAATGACATCACAGGCCTATGTGGGGCTTGGGGAGTCTCTGGCTGCCGCCGGTGACACCTCCGGCGCCGTCGACGCCTACGAGCACGCACTACACAACATTGATGCTTCTGACCCCCGAGGAGTCGCGCGCAAAGAGAAGATCTCTCGTGCCGTAGCCCAGCTCACCGGCGCAGCACACGGGAGGCCATAA
- the ribB gene encoding 3,4-dihydroxy-2-butanone-4-phosphate synthase, translated as MTRTLTDIPQTNDTKTTARLDAETHLAPIEDIVADIATGKMVVLVDDEDRENEGDLIMAAEAITPEAVNFMISQGKGLLCVPMTAEHARTLNLAPMVERNEDDFGTSFTVSCDATADFGITTGISASDRAATINLLASGGVASNFHRPGHVFPLMAREGGVLTRIGHTEAGSDLAAMAGFAPVGAIVEIIGDDGEMLRLPQLVEWCAERSIALSTIELLRTYRQEQVAAGVAITQRPDGSPLATPLTSAK; from the coding sequence ATGACCCGCACGCTGACCGACATTCCACAGACCAACGACACCAAGACCACCGCTCGCCTCGATGCAGAAACCCATCTGGCTCCCATTGAAGACATCGTCGCGGATATTGCCACCGGCAAGATGGTCGTTCTCGTCGACGATGAAGATCGAGAAAACGAAGGCGACCTCATCATGGCCGCCGAAGCGATCACTCCCGAGGCTGTCAACTTCATGATCTCCCAAGGCAAGGGACTGCTGTGCGTTCCCATGACCGCTGAGCATGCCCGCACCCTCAACCTCGCTCCCATGGTCGAACGCAACGAAGACGACTTCGGCACCTCCTTTACCGTCTCTTGCGATGCCACCGCCGACTTCGGCATCACCACTGGCATTTCCGCCTCCGACCGCGCCGCAACGATCAACCTGTTGGCCTCCGGGGGAGTAGCCAGCAACTTCCACCGCCCCGGCCACGTCTTCCCACTCATGGCACGCGAGGGCGGCGTGCTCACCCGCATCGGCCACACCGAAGCAGGCAGTGACCTCGCCGCCATGGCTGGATTCGCTCCCGTGGGAGCCATCGTCGAAATCATCGGCGACGACGGCGAAATGCTGCGCCTCCCACAGCTCGTGGAATGGTGCGCCGAACGCAGCATCGCGCTATCCACCATCGAACTCTTGCGCACCTACCGACAAGAACAGGTCGCCGCCGGTGTCGCGATCACCCAACGTCCCGACGGCTCCCCACTGGCCACCCCCCTGACGAGCGCGAAGTAA
- a CDS encoding MarR family winged helix-turn-helix transcriptional regulator: MNKTIADHPEEFRYLILALQRQGNRQLNNLFAQLDLTNSQAEAIEVIGTYGPMSTREVGDYLVCESGSPSRLLTTLASKGLTMTSQSTTDKRATLHALTPAGREMVAAITNLKKNFDDSIGDALTHALSAHPEDILTQLTCLLTDPSLTAAMKKRYPHLFDKL, encoded by the coding sequence ATGAACAAGACCATTGCCGACCACCCTGAAGAGTTCCGCTACCTGATCCTCGCCCTCCAACGGCAAGGAAACCGACAACTCAACAATCTCTTTGCACAGCTGGACCTGACCAATTCCCAAGCCGAAGCCATCGAAGTCATCGGCACCTACGGCCCGATGAGCACTCGAGAAGTCGGCGATTACCTCGTCTGCGAATCCGGCAGTCCCAGTCGCCTGCTCACCACTCTCGCATCCAAAGGGCTGACAATGACCTCCCAGTCCACCACAGATAAACGGGCAACCCTCCACGCTCTCACGCCGGCCGGTCGTGAAATGGTTGCCGCGATCACCAATCTCAAGAAGAACTTCGACGACAGTATCGGTGATGCCCTCACCCATGCGCTCAGCGCTCACCCGGAGGACATCCTCACCCAACTGACCTGTCTACTGACTGACCCCTCCCTAACCGCAGCCATGAAGAAGCGCTACCCACACCTGTTCGACAAGCTCTAG
- a CDS encoding integrase core domain-containing protein, which translates to MAQALNSVFKAELIDRRTWPGLRDVLVATSTWVGWYNNRRVHSALGYRPPRQAHQEHTAAKTPSGLTNNNRTPYTTQGLTCTGCEC; encoded by the coding sequence ATGGCACAAGCGCTGAACTCAGTGTTCAAAGCTGAACTCATCGACCGTAGGACCTGGCCGGGGCTGCGAGATGTTCTCGTCGCGACGTCGACATGGGTCGGCTGGTACAACAACCGTCGTGTGCACTCGGCGCTGGGGTACCGCCCACCCCGCCAGGCCCATCAGGAACACACCGCCGCGAAAACCCCAAGCGGCCTAACCAACAACAATAGGACCCCCTACACAACCCAGGGCTTGACATGTACTGGATGCGAGTGTTGA
- a CDS encoding IS3 family transposase, which yields MHTPGLNHLDLSATDNYSCYGARKLWAEINRQGDFGHVARCTVERLMALDSIRGIRRRKKKPSTRSAAPDNCPVDLVERDFVSMRRTDCGSRTSHTPPRVSDGYTPRSSSTRTPGEIVGWPITNHMRTSLAKDALEMALSARLRAGDNVSGLIHHFRQGRAVQVGRLRRDLGPVAGYRLGWLAGRLLRQCNGTSAELSVQS from the coding sequence TTGCATACCCCGGGCCTGAATCATCTCGATCTATCCGCGACCGACAACTACTCCTGCTATGGAGCGCGCAAACTTTGGGCTGAGATCAATCGCCAAGGTGACTTCGGTCACGTCGCCCGGTGCACCGTCGAGCGCCTCATGGCACTCGACAGCATCCGGGGTATCCGGCGCAGGAAGAAAAAGCCCTCCACCCGCAGCGCTGCCCCCGATAACTGCCCAGTCGACTTGGTCGAGCGCGACTTTGTGTCGATGCGCCGAACCGACTGTGGGTCGCGGACATCACATACACCCCCACGCGTGTCGGATGGGTATACGCCTCGTTCGTCCTCGACGCGTACACCCGGCGAGATTGTTGGCTGGCCCATCACCAACCACATGCGCACATCACTGGCTAAAGATGCACTCGAGATGGCCTTGTCAGCGCGCCTGCGCGCCGGTGACAACGTCTCCGGTCTGATCCATCACTTTAGACAGGGGCGTGCAGTACAGGTCGGTCGTCTACGGAGAGACCTTGGCCCAGTCGCAGGTTATCGCCTCGGTTGGCTCGCGGGGAGACTCCTACGACAATGCAATGGCACAAGCGCTGAACTCAGTGTTCAAAGCTGA